The Solibacillus sp. FSL R7-0682 genome includes a window with the following:
- a CDS encoding DUF1850 domain-containing protein, with the protein MIERIIGSFKLGDVMKKGCFFFPILVGIVLYFTPFQQSITFTETRTEQPSRYFVPLKGEDEFQLIFTHSIHLTDVIESYKVLSTNELQLLSMEYSDVAIGMPSYAEQGQTLQYENGVYTLRYEDAKIKEFTLHIGDVDYKLNVFYKGEIISLKEQLTRGKSYVVQVQNLSFYQKMKGVQLYE; encoded by the coding sequence TTGATAGAAAGGATTATTGGATCTTTCAAATTAGGTGATGTAATGAAAAAAGGTTGTTTTTTTTTTCCTATATTAGTGGGTATTGTATTATACTTTACGCCTTTTCAACAAAGTATAACATTTACTGAAACACGAACCGAGCAACCATCCCGTTATTTTGTTCCGTTAAAGGGTGAAGATGAGTTTCAACTTATTTTTACGCATTCAATCCATTTAACAGATGTTATTGAAAGCTACAAGGTTTTATCTACTAATGAATTGCAATTGTTATCGATGGAATATTCAGATGTAGCGATTGGAATGCCAAGCTATGCTGAACAAGGGCAGACTTTACAATATGAAAATGGCGTCTATACATTACGTTATGAGGATGCAAAAATTAAGGAATTTACGCTACATATTGGTGATGTTGATTATAAGCTGAATGTATTTTATAAAGGTGAAATCATTTCGTTAAAGGAGCAGCTAACACGTGGGAAATCCTATGTCGTGCAAGTTCAAAATCTATCATTCTACCAAAAAATGAAAGGAGTCCAATTATATGAGTGA